The Canis lupus familiaris isolate Mischka breed German Shepherd chromosome 5, alternate assembly UU_Cfam_GSD_1.0, whole genome shotgun sequence region TGCAGTGCATGCCGTGAGGAGGGATCCCCTTGGCCCTAGGAAGACCAATCTCACTGGGGCCTCCAGGAAACAGCCCATGACTCTAAAACCAGACGCTTTTAAGGGGGAAGGAATTCACCATCatctttctttccaaagaatcCCCAGATCTTCTCTGCTCGTTTCTCTGGGGTGTTCTCATCCTCTGGaagttgcttcacatcctcaggACTGATCATTTTGAAAATAGCCTGCAGCACATAAAGAGGAAGTTCCcatcagaaggagaagcaggggttaccctcccccacccccatgcccagGGCCAGATATCCCCCCAAGCAGAGGTGAAAATACAGATTCCCAGGCCCCAGCCTGCCCAGGGGAGCAGAGTTggggaatctgtattttttagatCCTCAGAAGGGACAGGGAACGGAGTGAAGGGGTAAAGAAGGCTTTCACTTATTTTGCCCCTTCTCTACACCTATGGAATTTCCTGACCCTGTAGAAacaatactttcattttatttaaaaaaaatgaaaatgagataagaaacaaaaagcttgggtgcctgggtggctcagtcagtgaagcatctgccttcagctcagatcatgatcccggggtcctgagatcaaattcctcatcgggctcccctcagggagcctgcttctccttctgcctctgcctctctgtctcatgaataaatgaataaaatcttaaaaaaaaaaaaaaacaaaaagctttctgATAATCCCACAGCAGCCACCTCAAATGGCTTCTTTGGGGTCCCTGTGGTACCTTGGTTGCCCAGCTGGGTTGGCTTATGGTGACAACGGCTAATGTTCATGGAACGCGTAACATGCCCTTGTACACGTAACCTCCACAATGGCCTTATGAGGTGGGTTTCAttggccccattttacagatgaagaaacggaGATTCTAACCAGGCAGTTTGGTTCTAGAACCTTCATCCTTGCACTCTATCACTTGGAGAGCATCCAAGGGGCTGGAGAACAGAGAGGGACAAGGTGGTCTCAATGTGCCCTGCCAGCTCCAGGTTATAGGATCCCATCAGCTCGTTAAGTCCAGCCCAGCCAGGCCAGAgtggacacctgagtggctcctgAGCCCATTCCAGCCCATGCGCTGAGCGTTGGGGCAGACTAGGGGTGCAGGCAAGCGTGTTGGGTGGAGTTGGGGGCACCTTGCACACACTCGGGCAGGGGCAGTGTTGCCTGTGACATTAGCCTGGAGGGAGGGCGAGCAGGTCTGGGAAGTTTCAGCACCAACATGCTATAGCAAGAGGAGCAAACTCAGCAGCTCTGGGCAGCAGCCTCGGCCAGCAGCATTCAGAGCCCGGGGGTGCCCAGCAACCCAACTGTGGGTGCCGGGTTCCATCTCAGTCCTGAGCCTGGGGAACCATGTACCGGCCCCACAGCTAAACTCTGAAAGTGCCTGCCTGCCTCGCCCAGTTTCTAACTCCAAGGACAGCCTGTCAGGACCTTGGAGAAAGAGCTATCCAGTCCTTACCCTGGGCCCCGAGGTTTTTCCAAGGCCACATAGCTAGTTAGTGGTGTAACTGGGATTAGAACCTGCAACTTTGGACTCCCGGGGCAGCGACCACGTGATCTAATGAACTGAGCAGCCCTGCACCAGCTTGCACTGCCTCAGCCGTGGATACTGTGGATACTACCCTtacctctccctctttcccttcctcttccttttcctcaaggAGCACCAACTTGTAGGCCACCGCTGGGCCTGACGTCCTGTTGGTGGTCATGCTCCCTGCACCAGGCCACCGGCCAAGCCAAGGGAGCTCGCTCTGTGGGTAGTGCCCGGATTCCAGGGACTTCCCCACCCTTAACGTGAGGCCTAAGTCAGGTCTGCTGCCCAGAGGCTGCCTGCTTGGCTGCTTGGTTTATGATTTCTCCTAATCAGGGGGAGAACCATGCAAACACAAGCAGGATTACAAATGCACCAAAAAATGAGATAAACTGCAAAAGACATTCTTCTCCTTTTTACCAGGAACAGAATTAGGGGAATAACGCAATGAAATGGGCTGGGGGATTAGTAGATGCCAGGAAGAGATGCCAAGTGAAGGGGAATACAGATgccatcataagaaaaaaaaatagaaacttcttAATTGTCCAAAAGTACAGGGCTGGTTAGGTAATTTTATGGCCTTTCCATaagatggaattctttttttctttaggttttatttatttattcatgagagacacgagacagaggcagagacacagacagagggagaagcaggctccctttggggaacccagatgcaggacttgatcccaggaccccggggtcacaacctgagccgaaggcagatgctcaactgctgagccacccaggtgtcccataagaCAGAACTCTAAGCAGCCATTCAAAATGGTTTTGAAGAAACCATTTCTTGATAGGGAAATTGTAACAAAATAATAACTGAGAAAAACGTCTTATATATCAtagttctaaaattatttttaaatatatatatacagataaagGACTAGGAtggtaggatgcctgggtggctcaggggttgagtgtttgccttcggttcagggcatgacaccggagtcctgggattgagtcccacaccattccccgcagggagccttcttctccctctgcctgtgtctctgcttctctctctgtgtctctcatgaataaataaataaaatcttttttttttaaagggctggGATTGTATACGTTAATACATTGACAGTAGCTCCCTCCAGATGATAGAATTAAAGGCAATTTCAATTGTCTCCTGCATATATTTCTAGGGTTTACAAATTACTTACCtattaaataaaagtattcttAAGATCCCTGTGATCTTCGCAACAAACGATAGGATGCCAGGCcagtgtggggcagggggagagtgtGTTTTGGAAGTGCTGGCCAGCAAGGCTCCTGCAGAGGCTCAGTCCAGAACACAGGGCAGCAGGTGAGAAAGTGGAGGCCCCCGGGGGTGATGTGGCCTGCCCCTGGCTCTAAAGACTAAGAGGACAGGAACCCCCAAATGTTCATGACCCCCAAAGCTGGCCTCCTTCTactctgtatatttttctttctttctttcttttttttttttttttttttaagattttattttttcattcatgagagacacagagagagagaggcagagacacaggcagagggagaagcaggctccatgcagggagcctgatgtgggatttgatcccgggtctccaggatcacaccctgggccaaaggcagatgctaaactgctgagccacccagggatcccctactctgTATTTGAAACACGTTATGTGCTTAAAGCTAACTGTGGAATAATCTGGATAGGTACTGTTGAAGGTTTGCAAGATGGTTTAatgaagatggaaggaaggaaggaaggaaggaaggaaggaaggaaggaaagaatagagggaaggaaggaaacaaaatttaattaaCACAAAATACCCAGATTCTTCTTTAGGAGGAAGAGAAGCTGTGGGGAAGTGACCCACGTACTGGAGACCCCTCCTCGCACACTTGGAGCCCCTGACCCCCCGCAGCCTGGATCCCCACTCCATACGGTCAGCCCCGTCCCCTtgagcagcagcggcagcagcaggaCCCTAGATTGTGGACACcgcccccacccaaccccccgAACCCCCTggacccaggaccccgggggagCCCAGTTCCGCTGTGCGGGGGAGGCCGAGACTGACCATGACGATCTCTAGCACTTCGCTCTTGCTGATGGCCCCGTTGCCGTCCACGTCGTAGAGCGAGAAGGCCCACTCAAGCTTCTGGTTGGTCTTGCCGGCCGAGGTCATGTGCAAGGCGATGACATACTCTTTGAAGTCCAGGGTGCCGTCGCTGTTGGCGTCGAAGCTGCGGAACACATGCTGGGCATAGGCCTTGGGGTCGGCCTCAGGGAAGAACTTGGAGTAGATGCTCTGAAACTCCTGCTTGGTGATGCGGCCACTGGGGCACTCCTTCAGGAAGGACTGGTACCAGCTGCACAGCTCCTCCTCTGTGAACTTGGTGTTCAGCTGCAGCTCCTCCAGGATCTCCTTGGAGAGGGCTCCGCTCTTGCTGTTCCCCATGGGTGAGGCCGCCTGGGCCCGGCCGGGCAGCGCTGGCTGGCTGGGCTGGCTGGGTGGGTGGCGAGTGATGTGGTCTTCTGCAGCTGGAGACCGACCCGGAGGTGCTGGTGGATTAGAGGATTTGTGGCTGGTTCATCCCAGTacttggagggaggaggggccaggACGGGGGAGGGGGTAGGCTCCAAGAACTACCCCCCCACCTCCAGATTAAAAGAAAGAGCTGACAGCAGGTCGCCAATCCATCTTGGCCTTCAGGGAGGACAGGACAGGAGGTCAGAAGCTTCAGAGCCAAAGCCTTGGTCTCTCCTGCTGCTCCTTGCCTCTCCCTGGTCCTCCCTGACTTCAGCTCTCCAGGAGTCACCGTGCTCATGACCTCTCTTTCCCCCAAACTCTGAGGGTGCCAGGGGCAGGCATGGCATCTTGCATTGAGCTCTATGCTGCAGTCGTGAAAAGGCAGGCTCttggaacaaactgagggttgcagaaggggaggggtggggagagggggtacctgggtgacaggcattaaggagggcacgtgatgtgatgagcactggctgttatactgtatgctggcaaattgaatttaaaaaaaaaaaaaaaaagccaggctccagagccagcccgaagttcaaatcctggctttgtgatttcctggctgtgtgaccctaggcatgtttcttttttttttaattttttttttttaatttatttatgatagtcatacagagagagagagagagagagagaggcagagacataggcagagggagaagcaggctccatgcaccgggagcccgacgtgggattcgatcccgggtctccaggatcgcgccctgggccaaaggcaggcgccaaaccgctgcgccacccagggatccccttaggcatgtttcttaacctctctctgCCTAGAATGGTCTCCTAGTCCTTCACCTCCTTTATGGCTttcctcaaatgtcacctcctcagcaAGGCCTGG contains the following coding sequences:
- the RCVRN gene encoding recoverin yields the protein MGNSKSGALSKEILEELQLNTKFTEEELCSWYQSFLKECPSGRITKQEFQSIYSKFFPEADPKAYAQHVFRSFDANSDGTLDFKEYVIALHMTSAGKTNQKLEWAFSLYDVDGNGAISKSEVLEIVMAIFKMISPEDVKQLPEDENTPEKRAEKIWGFFGKKDDDKLTEEEFIEGTLANKEILRLIQFEPRKVKEKLKEKKP